A single region of the Acidobacteriota bacterium genome encodes:
- a CDS encoding heterodisulfide reductase-related iron-sulfur binding cluster — translation MDPTEATREVFWNIQHTWLVYVLMVPTLAVFGWGFWLKIRRWRAGQPAVRFDRLGERLNLFLRNAVGQGRTIKRRYAGVFHSLVYTGFIVLFLATTVVAIHHDTPLHIMKGHFYLIFQSLIVDIFGLFVLVGVALAAIRRWISKPKLLVYTDEASWILVTIFVMALTGFMIEGWRIAVTDDPWAAWSPIGNLFAGASDPFMSDAAMQTGHVVIWWFHLVVAFGWIAWVPFSKMSHIFTAPLNIFTANLDGYGGSLKTIDFETAERFGINHLGDFTWKDLLDFDACTECGRCTDVCPANTVGKSLSPRDIILDLQALMHERGDQFLTGGNGSNGDGNGETLPVIDEKTAMAPEALFSCTTCAACMEACPVHIEQMPKIVDARRFLVMEEADFPEGMMDMMNSLESRQHPFAGTQFNRVDWTEGLDIDVLADMDDPAEAEVLMWVGCGGALVEHNRNTVRATAKLLKKAGVKFAILGREESCSGDPARRVGNEFLFEMLAKGNVETLSRYGVRKVVTSCPHCFNSFKNEYPHFGGSYEVYHHTQFLDQLLAEGRLNGARSATVNGGRTITFHDPCYLGRHNGEYDAPRNLLAHLGGTRQVEMQRSRNQSFCCGGGGGMAFVDEPPDQRVNQERAQEAVDTGADVVAVGCPFCATMLDDGVNARRGDRDVRVKDVAELLWDEVGTP, via the coding sequence ATGGACCCAACCGAGGCCACCCGCGAGGTCTTCTGGAACATCCAGCACACGTGGTTGGTGTACGTCCTGATGGTCCCCACGCTGGCCGTGTTCGGCTGGGGGTTCTGGCTCAAGATCCGCCGCTGGCGCGCCGGCCAGCCCGCCGTCAGGTTCGACAGGCTGGGTGAGCGACTGAACCTCTTCCTTCGCAACGCGGTCGGCCAGGGCCGCACGATCAAGAGGCGCTACGCCGGGGTCTTCCACAGTCTCGTCTACACCGGCTTCATCGTTCTGTTTCTGGCGACCACCGTGGTGGCGATCCACCACGACACGCCACTGCACATCATGAAGGGGCACTTCTACCTGATCTTCCAGTCGCTCATCGTCGACATCTTCGGGCTGTTCGTCCTCGTGGGCGTCGCCCTGGCCGCGATACGACGCTGGATCTCGAAGCCGAAGCTGCTCGTCTACACCGACGAAGCGAGCTGGATTCTGGTCACCATCTTCGTGATGGCCTTGACAGGCTTCATGATCGAGGGCTGGCGAATCGCCGTCACCGACGATCCCTGGGCCGCCTGGTCGCCGATCGGCAACCTGTTCGCAGGCGCCAGCGATCCCTTCATGAGCGACGCGGCGATGCAGACGGGCCACGTGGTCATCTGGTGGTTCCACCTGGTGGTGGCTTTCGGCTGGATCGCCTGGGTGCCGTTCAGCAAGATGTCCCACATCTTCACGGCGCCGCTCAACATCTTCACCGCGAACCTGGACGGCTACGGCGGCTCACTCAAGACGATCGACTTCGAGACCGCGGAGCGTTTCGGCATCAACCACCTCGGCGACTTCACCTGGAAGGACCTGCTCGACTTCGACGCCTGCACCGAGTGCGGCCGCTGCACCGACGTCTGCCCCGCGAACACGGTCGGCAAGTCGCTGTCACCGCGCGACATCATCCTCGACCTCCAGGCCCTGATGCACGAGCGCGGCGATCAGTTCCTGACAGGCGGCAATGGCAGCAACGGCGACGGCAACGGCGAAACCCTGCCGGTCATCGACGAGAAGACGGCCATGGCGCCGGAGGCCCTGTTCTCCTGCACGACCTGCGCCGCGTGCATGGAAGCCTGCCCGGTCCACATCGAGCAGATGCCGAAGATCGTCGATGCCCGGCGCTTTCTCGTGATGGAAGAGGCGGACTTCCCGGAAGGGATGATGGACATGATGAACTCCCTGGAGTCACGCCAGCATCCGTTCGCCGGTACCCAGTTCAACCGCGTCGACTGGACGGAGGGTCTCGACATCGACGTGCTGGCCGACATGGACGATCCGGCCGAGGCCGAAGTCCTGATGTGGGTCGGCTGCGGCGGCGCCCTCGTCGAACACAACCGCAACACGGTCCGCGCCACCGCGAAGCTCCTGAAGAAGGCGGGCGTCAAGTTCGCGATTCTCGGCCGCGAGGAATCCTGCAGCGGCGACCCGGCCCGCCGCGTCGGCAACGAGTTCCTCTTCGAGATGCTGGCCAAGGGCAACGTCGAGACGCTCTCGCGCTACGGCGTGCGCAAGGTCGTCACCTCCTGCCCGCACTGCTTCAACTCGTTCAAGAACGAGTACCCGCACTTCGGAGGCAGCTACGAGGTCTACCACCACACGCAGTTCCTGGATCAACTGCTCGCCGAAGGCCGCCTGAACGGGGCGCGGAGCGCGACGGTCAACGGGGGAAGGACGATCACGTTCCACGACCCCTGCTACCTCGGCCGCCACAACGGCGAGTACGACGCGCCCCGCAACCTGCTGGCGCACCTCGGCGGCACCCGGCAGGTCGAGATGCAGCGCAGCCGCAACCAGAGCTTCTGCTGCGGCGGCGGCGGCGGCATGGCGTTCGTCGACGAACCACCGGACCAGCGGGTCAACCAGGAGCGCGCCCAGGAGGCGGTCGACACCGGAGCCGATGTCGTCGCCGTGGGCTGCCCGTTCTGCGCCACGATGCTCGACGACGGCGTGAACGCCCGTCGCGGCGACCGCGACGTCCGGGTCAAGGACGTGGCGGAACTGCTATGGGACGAGGTAGGAACTCCGTA
- a CDS encoding propionyl-CoA synthetase, whose amino-acid sequence MTTLYDQTLRRARDDPEGFWAEAAEAISWARRWDRVLDDSNPPFYRWFEGARVNTCYNAVDRHVEAGRGEQPALIYDSPVTGTVTALTYADLQEQTARLAGVLRSLGVRRGDRVLVYMPMIPEAAVAMLACARLGAVHSVVFGGFAAKELATRIDDAKPRVVLTASCGIEIARIVEYKPLLDEAIAMSAHKPSATVLLQRPQQAAALGPGDHDWLNAVAAAQPADCVPVEATDPLYILYTSGTTGVPKGVVRDNGGHLVALDWSMRHVYGMAPGEVYWAASDIGWVVGHSYIVYAPLIHGCTTVLYEGKPVGTPNAGAFWRVIADHGVSVLFTAPTAFRAIKREDPQGRLIDHFDLSSLRTLFLAGERADPDTVGWAEEKLEVPVIDHWWQTETGWPIAANCVGLGALPVKHGSPTKVVPGYDVRILEHEGDAAGSSRELPPGETGAIALRLPLPPGCLPTLWKNDDGYVDSYLSEFEGYYQTGDAGFVDRDGYLYIMSRTDDLINVAGHRLSTGGMEEILASHPEVAECAVIGVADSLKGQVPLGLVVLYAGSARSEAEIVPELVQIVRDQLGPVASFKVAAVVDRLPKTRSGKVLRGTMRRIADGVPYTVPATIDDPAILDEIERTLSQIGYPRHAR is encoded by the coding sequence GTGACCACGCTCTACGACCAGACGCTCCGGCGGGCCCGCGACGACCCCGAAGGTTTCTGGGCCGAGGCCGCCGAAGCGATCTCCTGGGCGAGGCGCTGGGACCGGGTGCTGGACGACTCGAACCCTCCGTTCTACCGCTGGTTCGAGGGCGCCAGGGTCAACACCTGCTACAACGCGGTCGACCGTCACGTCGAGGCCGGACGTGGGGAGCAGCCGGCGCTGATCTACGACAGTCCGGTCACCGGCACGGTGACGGCACTTACCTACGCCGATCTCCAGGAGCAGACGGCGCGGCTGGCCGGCGTTCTCAGGAGCCTGGGCGTGCGGCGCGGCGACCGGGTGCTGGTCTACATGCCGATGATCCCCGAAGCCGCGGTCGCGATGCTGGCCTGCGCCCGGCTCGGCGCCGTCCACTCCGTAGTGTTCGGAGGTTTCGCGGCAAAGGAACTCGCGACCCGGATCGACGACGCGAAACCCCGCGTCGTGCTGACGGCCTCATGCGGCATCGAGATCGCGCGGATCGTCGAGTACAAGCCGCTGCTCGACGAAGCGATCGCCATGTCGGCGCACAAGCCGAGCGCCACGGTGCTGCTTCAGCGGCCACAACAGGCCGCCGCGCTCGGCCCCGGCGACCACGACTGGCTGAACGCGGTCGCCGCCGCGCAGCCGGCCGACTGCGTCCCGGTCGAAGCGACCGATCCTCTGTACATCCTGTACACGTCGGGCACGACGGGCGTGCCCAAGGGTGTCGTGCGCGACAACGGAGGGCACCTCGTCGCGCTCGACTGGAGCATGCGCCACGTCTATGGCATGGCACCCGGAGAGGTCTACTGGGCGGCGTCGGACATCGGCTGGGTCGTGGGCCATTCCTACATCGTCTACGCGCCGCTGATTCATGGCTGCACCACGGTGCTCTACGAAGGCAAACCGGTAGGTACCCCGAACGCCGGCGCCTTCTGGCGCGTGATCGCCGACCACGGCGTCTCCGTCCTGTTCACCGCACCGACCGCGTTCCGCGCGATCAAGCGGGAGGATCCCCAGGGCAGACTGATCGACCACTTCGATCTGAGCAGCCTCCGGACCCTGTTCCTCGCCGGCGAGCGAGCCGATCCGGACACGGTCGGCTGGGCCGAGGAGAAGCTCGAGGTGCCGGTGATCGACCACTGGTGGCAGACGGAAACCGGCTGGCCGATCGCCGCCAACTGCGTCGGACTGGGAGCTCTTCCGGTCAAGCACGGCTCCCCCACCAAGGTCGTCCCCGGCTACGACGTGCGCATCCTGGAACACGAAGGCGACGCCGCCGGAAGCAGCCGTGAACTGCCGCCCGGCGAGACCGGCGCCATCGCCCTACGTCTGCCCCTGCCGCCCGGCTGCCTGCCGACCCTGTGGAAGAACGACGACGGCTACGTCGACTCCTATCTCTCGGAGTTCGAGGGCTACTACCAGACCGGCGACGCCGGGTTCGTCGACCGGGACGGCTACCTCTACATCATGAGCCGCACCGACGACCTGATCAACGTCGCCGGCCATCGTCTGTCGACCGGCGGCATGGAGGAGATCCTCGCGTCTCACCCGGAGGTCGCCGAGTGCGCCGTGATCGGGGTTGCCGACTCCCTCAAGGGCCAGGTGCCCCTGGGACTCGTCGTCCTCTATGCGGGTTCCGCCCGCAGCGAAGCCGAGATCGTGCCGGAACTCGTCCAGATCGTGCGCGACCAGCTTGGCCCCGTCGCCTCGTTCAAGGTCGCGGCGGTCGTCGACCGCCTGCCGAAGACCCGCTCCGGCAAGGTCCTCCGGGGCACGATGCGACGGATCGCGGACGGAGTGCCCTACACCGTGCCGGCGACGATCGACGACCCGGCGATCCTGGACGAAATCGAGCGGACCCTGAGCCAGATCGGCTACCCGAGGCACGCACGCTAA